ACTTCTGCCGATCCCTGGGGGTGCAGGGGCACCAAGAGTGACTTTCATTTCTGTTAGACATTTCTGGGAACTTTCTTCTCCCCATTGccctgcattctttttttttttaattgtggtaaaatacacacgACTTGAAatctgccattttaaccattttcaagtgtacCATCCAGTATCACTGAGGCACTGCCTGCAGGCCGTGAGCTCCTAGCCAAGCCACTTCACTGTcgccccttctccaccctgctcCCTCCGTGAGCCCCCAAAGGATATGGAGGGGGACAGTGGAGACCAGCCTAGCAcccagggatgtggcctgacCAGCCCTCACCACTGCAGCTAGGCCCAGCTGAGGTCCTGGCTGGTTGCCATGACAAGATGGGCGTTGCTTCCCTGTCTTTTGGCTGAGATCATGAGCTGGGGAGAGTTCTGGGGAAAGGCAAATATCCAATAAATCCCAACCTCCTCCCCTGCTCCTAACCTCTGGCCCCACCAACTTCCCAGCAGGTCTCCTTTGTTCTCCCAAAGGGAGTAAAATAGGAACAGGGAGGCGGGGAAGGACTGCGCTAAGAGGGGAAAGTCCTTAGGATAAATGGGAGGGACTGGAAAACGGCTGGAGAGCCAGGGACTGGGAGTCCAGTAGTGACTTCATACACCCATTTGCTGCGGCCAAAGGTGGACCACCAGAGGGAGTTCTCAGGGCCTCCAGCATGTCCCCCTTCTCCTGTGGGGCCACATGGAAgcctctccctccaccctctagGCTtcctgcagggtccttcttctcAGCTCTCCACCCTTACACTCCACCCCACCCTAGTCTGGGAGCGCCAGCTGGGTGGGTCCTCAAGTGTTGACTGAAAACATATCAGGTGCCGGGCACTGGTGACAGTACACAAAGGCTACCGGGCCTCCTGAGGTTGGGGAGCTCGCAGAGGAATTCATATTCCTGGTTCCGGGACTGATTCACTCCCATCAATCAGTATTTATTGAGGTTTAGTTTAGTGAAGGTGGAGATGGTTGGGGGAATGAATTGTGGGCAACCCCTTCTAAGCAGCAAGAGGGACATTCCAATAAGGATGCAGAGGCCGGGGCCTTCTTGCCACCCTGGGGCTCAATGAACAGACAGCCCATCACTGCCCACCCCACCTCCTCTCCTGCTGCCCTCCTTACTCTTGGGGATGGGTTGTGAAACGCCAAGGTAGCCTGAAAGCTGCAGGGGTGTTGAAAATGGAAGCACTCCCTGAGCTGCTGTTTTCTATCAGCCGATTCACTCTTCCCAATCGCCCCGTGAGGCAGGCATCATTAAGCCCATTTAACAGACAAGAAACAGAGGCTCAAAGACGATCAGACTCAAGCACTTCTCTGGTATTCCCTCTGCAGCTCCTGAGTCCCTTTCAGGCTCAGTGGCCTCCCTCCATCAAACCACAATTGGAGGCAGAAAAGAGGACGTGAGTTTAACACAATGAATCCTTTGCTTTCGGGGCACTATTCCCTTTAGAAAGAGAATGAAATCTTTCTATCCCATGTTGAAGGAGCTCCTGAGCTTGAAGGGGCAGTTTTGAGAGGAAGCAGCTGGCAAGTCCGGCCCTAGCTAAATAGGACTCAAAGACGAAAGcacatgtatgtgcatgtgtgaacgtgtgtgtgtgcacgtcaTTGTGTGCGTGTGGTGTTTGAGGAGGGAGGGACAGATGGCTTCAGACCTCACCTTCCTTCGGAGATAACATGAGAGAATAATTGCCCAGTTTGTGATCCTGGGCAAATTGCTTGATTTCCCGTTTCCTTATGTATTTGGTTTCCTGTAAGGATTAACATAAATTTCTGGCAGTCAAAGAAATTATATTTGACTCAGCGAATGTGTCAACTTTGAAAATCCCAGATCCTTCCTTCTATGAAATGGGTCACCCAAGTCTGTTCCTCCCAACAGAGGCGGCAGTAGTCACAGGGACCACAGACAGAATTTATTATCTGAGGCAGTTTGAGAAATTccagactgccccatagagtttctggggagcggctggtggattcaaactgccgaccttttggttagcagctgtagctcttaaaactatgccgccagggtttccaaaggtgaaGTGAGAGCATAAAGGCTGCAGACCAAGTTATGTCACTACCATATATATCCTCATTCCTGATTAACAATCTCAAAGTCACAGATGAGCGCAACGCGATTTAGATCCAAAGCTTGTACAGAAAACCCCGCAATTAAAATAAGATTTATTCAAATACTGGGCACAGGATTTAGAGATTTCATTCAGACAGACAGAAAGATACCAAGAGTCTTTACCAGTTATGAGAAAGAGAAAGGTCTTCTGTTTAAAGTAATCAGAATTAAGTGGAATTGTCCAATAACCACCAGTGAGTTTGAGAGTGGGCCCAGAAGCGAAGCGAATCCTGTGGGGTGGGAACGCCAGCAGCACTGACCAAGCCCTGCTGCGTTAGTCAGTGTCCTGATGTAGGTAAGGTCTCCCAGCCACTGCCCTCGGGGAGGACTCTACTGGTTGCCTAGCAACAAGGGAGCCTGGTGTGGCTGCCCTTGAGTCTGCCTAGGGGTGAGGGTAGGGAGTGGGGGGAAGGGGGTTCTCCATCGTGCAAATTAAATTACGCAGAATTCTCAGGAGCCGAAGAAGAGGTTCAAGCAGGGATGAGAAGGCTCCTGACAGTTTCTCCATTTGGGGGATGTAAGTTGGTCTGATTTCACGTGGAATTTGCTTTTATTTGAtcagttttaaaattattttagagcCAGAAAGGCTAGTCCCTATTCttattctccttttatcatgaaaTCAAATAGCCCTTATTTCCAGAAACACTGTGCTGGCCACCCCTATCCCAGACCCTGAGTTGCAGATTTTTATGAAAAGCAGCTTCTGGGACAGGCAAGTCTTGATGAAGCTATGCCCTCACCCCTCACCTGGCCACTGCCATGGTGGAACCAGAAACCTAGCGGGCAAATTTCCGTCCTTGCTCAACTAGGGCACTACAGGAAGCAGCAGGGTTCTGACACCTGCCCGCCAAACTCTGCTCCACTTGCTGAACTTTGCTCAGCATGAACAGGGTGCTAGGCTACACGTTCCCCAAAACTATTCCTACTTGTGTTTTTAAGGCACACCTCTTCCTCTGTGTAAGACTGTTTATAATAAAGTATTTCAATTATTCTTATCATTCAAAAGACACTTCTGTATCGAACCCCACCCCTGCCTAGCCATTCAGCTCCCACAAGGCTGAGAGGGCGGGGATAAGGGCAGAGCCCAGTTAACATCAGGGATTTTGGTCGTTGGGGTCACACTTGAGCATGACTTTCAACCCCAACCCCTTTCTGGATGTTTCAAAGGCTTCCAGAGCTTTCTCCAGAGGAAACCTATGGGTGACTAAGGGCTTAACATTCACAGACTTGGATGCAAGCATTGAAATCGCCATTGGCCACCTGTAAAAGATGATAAGGAATTATATTTAACCTTCAGAAGGGAAATAGCCAGGTCCCCAAAACTACCAAGCACAAGACCAGCTTGGCTATACTTACTAATAGCACTGTGGTTCTGCAAGGCCAATTTTACAGACcaacaatggaagaaatgaccTCATGACTTGTATTTGGAGGTGCAGACCCTGTTCCCAAATGCCCCAACTCTGCAATGTCTTCCGTGAAGCTTAGAATTCTTTCGGCATTAAGGCATAAGGCACATGGAGGCCAACGTGAAAAGGCAGATAAGCCTCAGAAAGGCAGCCCAGGACAATCCAGTCCCACACATTAGCAGCTTGGCTTGGCAGAGTTTACTGTGCTGAGGGAATGGAGTCACAGGCTACAGCTGGAAGTAAGGGACATTGCTGGGGAGggatgttccaggcagagggtcCTAGCTGGGGGGAGGATGGGGCTGCAGAACATGGGGCAGGGTGAATGGAGACCCTTTCATGCCCCAAGATGGGCCCTGAGGCTCAAGAGTGGAAGGCAATGGACTTGAGTTCTTACTTTTGTCCCGCTTGTTCCCTTGAAGGGGGAAAATGGAGATCTGGCcagttaagaaaatgaaagagagagGGTCTGGGTGGTGAGTGGTAGGCATCCAATGACAGCACGCTTCAATCACACTTCCCtccctctgccatcttggcccttctACTCTCCAGCTGGGAGGGAATATTTTCTTTCTGGATTCCCACCATCTCTCATGGCTGTTACTGTAGTCAGGGAGTGCCCCTCATGAATAAACAGGCAGAGGCTCTTGATCCCAGAGGCTGTGTGGAGCCTGACCTGGTCTTGCTGGCAGCTCACCACCCCGACTCACCCACAACACACTCACGTGTTGCAGTATCGAAACACGCCCTTGATGTCCACTTCCCGGGTGGCTGCGTGCACCAAGGGCACAGTGGTCATCTCGGGGCCCATCCCCACGAGCACCAGGGTCCCACCAGAACGTGTTGCCTGAAGAGGGGGTAAAAACAAGAAAACTCAGAAGATCAGAGAATGCAGACTCTGCACTCCAAGTAACATGCTCTAGTCAACAAACACCTCCTGACTCCATCAGATGAGTATCCCAAAATTCAGTACCAAAAGTGGTTCTTTctacactgctgaactcttcaacATTTTGAGCAAACTCAATAGCACAACAGAGTaaacattattttctttaaagatgcTGAAATGATACACCTTGCCAACGGAGAAACAGGTGCAGTGGGAGATCTTCCACTGGCCACAGCACCCCTGGGAAGAGCCAAAGGTCTTCAGGCCCCCATGAAAATCTTTGTTAAAACAAGATTCATCTTCAGCAGCCCCTAACACCTGTCAAAGCTTGACTAATTCAGTACCAGCTATTGGCTTCAGCCACTTCCACGTTTCAGAACTTGTTCCTCCTCCAGGGCGCCCTCCACAAGGGAACACTTTAGTCAGACCTCTAAGGGACCACCTCCTCAGCTCACCGATGGtgagatacacaagaaaactctACAGCTCTGTTCAAACAGGGAGGGCTATTAGAGCGCTGTGGTTTCAAAAGCTGTTTTAAATCTGCAGGctgctgttaacccagaactaaaaccattcccaaagcccactcttcagaccaagattagacttttataaaacataaaacaatactcatgaagagtgtgcttcttagttcaaatagataCACAAGATTagatgggtggctcctgtccagaggtgggataagaaggcagaaagggataggagctggttgaatggacaccggAAATCCGGAGTGGCAAGTgagagtgtgctgtcatgttatagggatagcaactagggtcacgtaacaatatgtgtataagtttttgtatgaaaaattaacttgagttgtaaactttcacctaaagcacagtaaataaataaatatgcagGCTGGCATTTAGAAATATTTCTGTTTCGGAGGCTTTCATCCCAGTGGTATTAGCCATAATGGATTTTGTCTTCCTTGAACGTCCATCTGTTTTATCAATTTCCTCCTTGGAGAGGGTCGGGATAGCAGGGAAATTTCTCCTGACAATTCCCACATAATTCTACACGGGTGTTACGCCTGCTCTGGAGATTTTGGGGGATCACGGTGCTGGACGTTGTGAGAGACTGGAAAGTGAGCAGTCCATTCTCATTGCAGTCATCACGGTGGCAAGCGCTAACTGGGGTCCCTCTGAATGCTACCCAGTGGAGCTAGAAAAGGCAGCCGGCAGTCTCTCTCTTTGAGGTGAAGGATACACCATGGAGAGAGGCCTGTGATGCAGGGGCCAAGAGGCAGAACTCAAGGTCTGAGCAGTGTGGGGTGACCCCTGACTGCCGCTTCTGAGCTGTGGGGCCCTGGGCATTTCCCTGCAGCCAGGTTCCTCACTGGTAAGAAGAGGATGGTgcctcctgtagggttgctggagGACAACAATCAGAGCGCTCAGCACCAACACAgcatttatgtttttattgacGTGACTAACTACCTGTGAGCATACACTGTTGGTAAGGGAACACTATCTTACAACCGGAAAATGTTGCTGTCCCCACTGGAAAAATTGGGAGGGGGTTAAAGCTGGAGTGAGTCACAGAAAACTGTTGATTGAGAGTTTCTAAGAAAACCATTTTCTCATCAGCAGTCCTTCCCTGCCTGGTGATGAGGAGGAATAACGTGGAACTAGTTATCCCAACCTGCCAGGAGGCCAGCAGTTTGCTGACCAGAGGCAAGGGGAGGCCCAGGCTACCTGATCATTGCCCTGTGGGTATGACCCCTGCACCAAGGAGGTGACATCAATTCTGCCCCAAGGCACCTGTCACGGCTCCTCAGGAGCACTAGTTAGTCACAATCTGATAGGGAAGTGACTCTCAGATATGTGCTGATAGGGCGCCTCCGTCCAGCCCGCTCATTGGTAGAGAGTAGTCACCTGCCCTGCACGATGGCTCAACTCCCCACATCAGGAGGGGCACTGGCTTCAGGGCTGGTGAGCCCTGGGGTCACATTCATCTCCACGCCTACCTCCCATAACCTGGCAACTAGGCCCCCACCATCAACAGCTGGAGATGCCACCTGTTCCCAAATGGCCTCGGGGAAGGACAGGGGAGGAAGGAAAGCCTTGCATCGAAAGTCATGTCTTTCAGGTCCCTTGGCTCATACTACTGCTCTGTGGAGTAAGGGTTATTGACCTGTGAGCAGCTTGATGACAGTGGACACGCCTTACTCGTTGTCACAGCCCTCACAGTGCCCAGCAAGAGCCTGGCTCATGGCAGGTGCCGAAGACATGCCATAGGCAGATGGACCATATGCAGATCCATCGGCCCTCTGAGATTTGGTTTCTCTTCACTCCTTCCCACATGGTGACCACCACCTCTGGCAATGGAGCAGAGGGCTGGCTGACTGCAGCCGATGCTCAGGACGGGTGAAGGCGgcacctcctcctccctccctcccgtccTCATTCCCTCCCATCACTTCCTCAGCCCTTGATGACCAGAGGGGTCAGCTTTCGCTAGTATGCCTTGCGTGATGCAGAGCGCCCTTGTGTAAACCAGCTGTGACTCAGAAAGAAGGAGGAAGCCTGTGTCACTGTGGGGAACAAGTACAGAGGACAGGGGTAGAGGTCCCAGTGGTGGCTGCTGTCAGCTGCTCTGCCTGGCCTGAACCCTCCCCCAGCACAGTTAACCATTGACTCCTTGtgccctccttcccctcctctcctGGGCAGCAGGATGGAGCAGGGAAACCTCAGGCACCAGGGCCAGGCAGGCTGGGCTTGAGCCAGACTCAGCCACACACCAGTGATGCATCATACAATGTGGACAGTGGTAACTATTTTCAGCTGTTGTGCAGGATGAAGCATCATGCTTATAAAGCACCCCACAGATGACCTGGAACACAGTAGGGTTCGGAACCTGGGAGTTaactctttctcttttcctcatgTCTGATCTGCCGATGCCACTTCCCCAACTCCCAGTCAACTTCTCAGAAATCACTGGTGGGTCACTAAGGGGTAAATCAGGTACTGGCAGCTTATCTGTTCCTAGCTCTGGAAGAGGACAGGAGTTGTCaactatgaccctaaaaaatGACCTCACTTTTGTGACTACTGAATTAACAGCTGTGACGTTGTACTAACAACTCAAAGACTGTAGTTTTCCTCAATAAAACCAGAAAGGGATTTTCCACACTCCACCAAGGCCTGGTTCCCTGTTCCTCCGGTTGGTTCTATTGCTAGAAGTACTACTTTTATGATCATAAATATGACCATAAAAGCTGTCCGATCCTAAAGACGTTTTTTTCAAGGCCCCTGCAATGTATCTGTTATCTCATAGTTATCCAATGAGGACACAAGGCAAGTATCACTATCTctacaagacagaaaagaaaaacagagatagCAAGAGATTAATTTTGTTTGGGCTCACAGGGGAAGTCGGTGGGGAAGCTTGGTGTCAGGACTCCTTACTTCTACTCCGTTCACTACCCTACACGGATTCCCCAAAGCTGCCCATTAGCCCCAGGGCCCTTGTCCCACTCACATAGATGCCCGCCTGGATGGCGGCCTCCGCCCCTGTGCACTCGATGGTGACTTCAGGCTTGCACCCTAGCAGACTTTCCACTTTACTGGCAATTTCCCGAGGGCTCTCTTTGGAGACTTGGAGGGTGTGATCTGCCCCGACTTCCTTGGCTTTGGACAACCGAGAGGCAGACAGATCTAAAGTTGAATAAAAGTTTCTTTCAAACTGAGAAACTGGATGGGTGatcagggaaaaaataaaatgaagctcTGAGGCAGTGGCTGGTGTTGCTGACCCCAACACAGATAACCTCCACATCCCCATGCTCCCATACACACCGCATACCTCCACATACACATATTGTCACAGATgtcctctacacacacacactccctttCTCACAGATACTGCTCCTCACACACACTCTTTCTCACAGATAcctgctacacacacacacactccttctCACAGATACCTTTCCTCACACACATATTCTTTCTCACAGATACCTCTCCTCACACACACTCTTTCTCAGATACCTCTcctcacacacactctctcacagATACCTGTCCTCACACACAGTCTTTCTCACAGATACTTCTCCCTACGCTTTTTCTTACAGATACCTCTCCTCACACACGCTTTTTCTCACAGATACCTCTcctcacacacacaggcacatatcCTTCTCACATCTCCCACATGTACCATATACCTGAATCTCCTCTTAAGGCCAAGGGGGCAGTATGGGCATCTCAGGTCCATATATAAAGAGCCAGGTCCCTTTCTCCATAGCATCTACCCTCTCTTAGCAACTTCAAATAAGACCCTCGTCATGAGGCCTGATTTAGTCACCCCCTGGGTGAGCTTTTGAATCCTGGAACCCACAAGAAAGGTGGAGGAGCCCTTTAAAAACCCCAAACCTCAGGAAGGAAATGGGTCTCATGCCCCTGCCCCAAACTGTAGTCCCAGCTATTCCCCCCTCAAGgagatttaaaaagaagaaaactttcttaCCAGTCACCACCACTTGAGCTGCTCCCATTGCCTTGGCTACAAGCAAAGTGACCAGTCCAATTGGCCCTAAGCAAAGCAGAAAACAGGAAACTTTCGTAAAATACTTAATATCAGCTCTTCCCCATGCCTAGACCATAAACAGGAACCACGTCTTTTGTGTATCCCTAGCAGTTAtcccaatgcctggcacacagtaagacTTTACCAAATACTTGTAGAATGCATGAGGAATTGATTCTCTATATGAAATATTTGAACCTTGTATGCCTTAGAACTAgaaattttccacttacttttagACACACTTGGGGATAATCTCAAAGAACCAGAGAAGTCAAGGAAATATATATTTGTTCAGGGAACAAAAAGTCTCATAGGGTCTGGATATATTTTCCTGTTCTCTCTTTGGCCCCCCACCTTCTTGAGAACCCattacacacacacccccacctcCAGGATATTCTTTTTAGGTGCCCTCTGAGGATCATGCTGGAAGGTGTCCTTAGGTGAGCTGGCTCCCTGGGCTGACCCAACTTCTCCAGGATGCTCACGTGTCCAAGAATTAGCCTGGAAACTACCCTGCCTCCTCACAGTATCTGCATGCTAGATGACACTATGGTTTTACTGTAAACACTCGATCCATAAAATGAGATTATACAGAACACCTTTGGTGATTTGCTTTTTTGGATACTCCTCTTGAAAACAATTTTGTGGATTTCCCAAGAaataaagaattagaaaaaaaaaaaaaaaaccctgaaaaacaGCTGAAATATCCAACAAAGGAGTGATTAGTTACATAAactacagtggaatactatgtagCTATTAAAAACTACGTCAGAACTCTTTATAAATTGACGTGAAAAAAATGTTCACGATATATTGATTGAAAAAAAAGAGTAGGTAAAATGAAGCATATTCAGCAAGGTTtcattaaggaaaagaaaaaaaaaaaaaaaaaccagactaaaAGATTCTACTCCAAGATGTTAACAATGGTTCTGTCAGGTTGGTGGGTGATGGGGCTATGGGTGAatttctgcgtgtgtgtgtgtgtgtgtgtgtgtgtgtgtgtgtgtgacttacTTTCCTTGTCTATGGCAAGAGGTATTACTtatgcagattaaaaaaaaaaaaacatctgtcAACTGAGCCCGCAGTCTGCTGGCTCACCGGGGCAAGCTTATTCTACACCCTCAGCCCTCTTAGGAAGCCCTGTGGTCACTTATTTGGGCCTGCCAAAGAAAACCAGTCACAAATGCCTATGAGCAACTCCAGATCAGACCTTATTCTTCTCTTTACTCACCCTCCTTATTCTTCTCCTCCCCTACCCGGCATTCTGCCTGGGTTACCAGCTGTTAGAAGCTTAGAACGATTTGGTCTGAGGCTGCTGGGGCTTGTTCTGGGTGGCTGGAAGCAAGGGAGGAGAGAAGGCAGCTAGCTGTAACCCATACGCAGGCAGAGAGCTGGTTTATGGCAGTCTGGACTCCACTCCTGTAGGCTGTGAGCATGGTCTGCCTCATTTGTGGATGGACTGGGTGGCCACTTCTCTGGCACGACTCGTAAGATCCCAAAGTTACCCTTTCCTTCACTACCAAAAATGTTTCTctatcattcccaaagccaactcttcagacagggtttagACCGGACTATaaaatagataatgatactggtgaggagtgagcttcttggctcaggtagactcacaagactatgtgggcaacttctgtctggaggcaaagatgaaaaggcagagggggacaggagctgactggatggacatggggaatacagggtagagaagaggagtgtgctgtcacattagggggagagcagctaggggtacatagcgaggagtgtataagtttttgtatgagagactgacttgatttataaactttcactcaaacaacaataaattaaaaaaaaaagtttctctagTTTCCTGTCAACAGTTCAAAATAATCCCAAGATTCATTctttaaataaacaaataggTTGTGTTGTTCAGGATATATGATCTTAGTTATCATCATGTCTGTAGATGTTATCTTATTTAGAAAAGTGCTGGTCACTGGCGGAATGGGATATTGTTATCTTTCCCTACCCAGAAAGATTCTACAACCAATCCCAGCCCCTGGGGGGAGAATGAGATAGCAGAGGGTTTCCCGCACTTCCAGCTGATGCACTCATAACCAGGGTGTCGTCTGTGTCTTACCAGCTCCACACACAAAGACCTTGTCGCCCAGGGTGACTCCAGCTCGCCGGCAGGCATGGATCCCCACAGATAGCGGCTCAATCAGGGCCCCTTCCTCAAAGGTGACATTGTCAGGAAGCCTGAGGAGTCATTTGACATACACCCTTAGCCCCTCTGGGTTAGCAGTAATAACAATAGCTAACTTATTAAGCCTTTATTTATGTGCCGGGCAGTGTGCTAGGCAACTTACATACATTGGCTAATGTaaatcctattttacagatgaggaaactgaggctcagagggttaagtgacttgctccaAAGGTTCAGAGCTAGTGAAGGGTTCAAACAGTTCAAATTAGAAGCCAGATATGTCTGATTCCAGAACTCAGACCAGAGTGCTCCCCTCTGGAAAtggttttctttggagaaatcaCTTCAGTGGAtgtgaacacatttttttttttttatctttaaagaGCTACCGAAGACAAGGTGTGGTATCATTGTCATTAATAAACGAAAAGTTCCTTTAACAAGCAGTTAACGTAGTCATATTGCAGCAGCTCATCTGGTTCTCAAACTTACAGCCTTTCTGGCTATGAGCACCCCAACCTATGAGTACCCCAACTACCAGCAGCAAAACAGTGATCTAGAAGCAGGTATCTTCTCCCTAGAATCACTCTATTCACTATCTCTCATATTCCATGTTTCAGAAGAACCACGTGTGATGACAGCAGCTGCCTGGCTGTCCCAGGACTGGTTGGGATGGGAGAAGCATCTGCCCAGCACACGGCTAATGAAATGCTGTGTCACGCTCACCACTGAGTTCCTGGTTTTCACTTCCTAGTCCACTGACATCTCAACTCTAACATTTGCATAAGCTTTACAGATTAGAGGGCTTTTCcatccattatctcatttaatcctcccgaTAACCCTGTTAGGCAGAAAGGGCAAGctctatttttacttttatttcagagaagaggaaactgaagcttgctgacattaagagacttgcccaaggttaaaaGGCTAGTGAGTGGAGAGGcaagacttgaacccaggtctcctgattcCAGGTCTCCGTTGTCTGCCCCACACCAGCTGCCTTTCGGCACGAGTATTTCTGTAACTGACATCCAATTTCTGCACGTTCTTCACTGACCCATATTTACTCAGTGCCCCAAAGCCTCCACACGCAACAATATGAAAACCTTCAAGTTTCAAAA
The window above is part of the Loxodonta africana isolate mLoxAfr1 chromosome 10, mLoxAfr1.hap2, whole genome shotgun sequence genome. Proteins encoded here:
- the SORD gene encoding sorbitol dehydrogenase encodes the protein MAAAATPENLSLVVHGAGDLRLENYPIPEPGPNEALLKMHSVGICGSDVHYWQHGRIGDFVVKKPMVLGHEASGTVIKVGPLVKHLKPGDRVAIEPGAPRETDEFCKIGRYNLSPSIFFCATPPDDGNLCRFYKHNANFCYKLPDNVTFEEGALIEPLSVGIHACRRAGVTLGDKVFVCGAGPIGLVTLLVAKAMGAAQVVVTDLSASRLSKAKEVGADHTLQVSKESPREIASKVESLLGCKPEVTIECTGAEAAIQAGIYATRSGGTLVLVGMGPEMTTVPLVHAATREVDIKGVFRYCNTWPMAISMLASKSVNVKPLVTHRFPLEKALEAFETSRKGLGLKVMLKCDPNDQNP